AGATGGGAATCTGTGGTGGTGTCGCCATGGCCAGGAAAATGTTTAGCCGTGGTGAGAATGGCCTGCTGCTTGGCCCCTTGCACAAAGGCGGCCGCCAGCCGCCCCACGATCTCGACCTGATCGCCAAAGGCCCGGACATTGATCACCGGATTCAAGGGATTGGAGTTGACATCCACCACCGGAGCCAAGATCCAATTCAGACCAATTGCCAGGGCCTCCTGGGCCGTGATTGCCCCAAAGTCCGTCGCCGCCGCGATCGCCCCCTGCAGATCATGACCAGCGATCGCCCCTAGGGCCATGGGGGGCGGAAACCAGGTGGCTCCACTAAAGCGTTGGCCCACCCCCTCCTCAATATCTGCCGCCAGCAAGAGGGGCACCGCGGCCCAATCCTGCAACTGCTGCGATCGCACCGCCAGCTCCACCGCACTGCCACCCAGGAGAATGACGCCTCCCACCCCTAGGGTTTGGATCCAGTGGCGCAGGGTTTCTGCAGGCGGTTCTAGGGCTGGATACTGGATCTGATGATCAAAACAGTAGCCCGACGCTCGCACCACAATCATCTGCGCCACCTGTTGGGGCAGCGGCAGACTGTTCCAGTCCGGCAAACTCATTGGGCGATCGCCCCCAAAATCACCCGCCACGACCAGCTCAACCGATCGACCGCAGCAGGATAGGCGATCAACGCGATGCCCTTAATCATCACCACCATCAGCGTCGTCACCATCAGCGTCATCCACAGCCACCGGATCTGCCTCTGCGGGCTCATCGTCGAGGAGTGACGGGTTTTGGCTGAGTTGATTGATCAACGACAGCACCCGACTGCCTCGCTCAATGCCCCGGTCTTCCACAAACAGCACCTCAGGCGTGCGGCGGAGGCGCACCCGTTTTCCCAGTTCACTGCGGACAAATCCCGTGGCAGACCGCAACCCTTCCATGGTTTCCGTGCGGGCTTCATCACTGCCGTAAATGCTGACAAAAATTTTGGCATGTTGGAGGTCACCGGACACATCCACATCCGTGACGCTCACCATGCCCATCCCCACCCGCTCATCTTTAATATCGGCAACCAGCATCTGGCTGACTTCGCGCCGAATCAGCTCTGCTACGCGCTCTACGCGACGATTCTTTGCCATAGGTGTCCCTCCCAACGGGTACAGGTTTAATCTTGGGGTGGGTTACTAGCCCGCATTCAACCCTAGCATTGCCCGCAGAGTAAAGGTGAGAAATGCGAAGGAAGCGACCATGAGCCCCACGAGAGCCACCGCCGTTGTGGGACGTTCAAACAGGGGAATCAACGGCTTTACAAACGTATAGAGCACACCCAGGCTAAAGGTGATTAAATAACGGGGATAGCGGGAAACGTTTTGAAAAAAGTCTTGCATAATCGTGGGATAAAAATAAGTGCGCAGGTGCCCACTGGGATAGTACACTGTCAGTACAAACTGTCAATACAAGCAGACGCGATCGCCCAAGCAGCGCCCAAGACGACCCAAGTAACGTTGGCTCCTGTGGGCGATTCTACTATCT
This genomic stretch from Candidatus Obscuribacterales bacterium harbors:
- the rbfA gene encoding 30S ribosome-binding factor RbfA yields the protein MAKNRRVERVAELIRREVSQMLVADIKDERVGMGMVSVTDVDVSGDLQHAKIFVSIYGSDEARTETMEGLRSATGFVRSELGKRVRLRRTPEVLFVEDRGIERGSRVLSLINQLSQNPSLLDDEPAEADPVAVDDADGDDADGGDD
- a CDS encoding DUF751 family protein; amino-acid sequence: MQDFFQNVSRYPRYLITFSLGVLYTFVKPLIPLFERPTTAVALVGLMVASFAFLTFTLRAMLGLNAG